A genomic region of Candidatus Neomarinimicrobiota bacterium contains the following coding sequences:
- a CDS encoding pepsin/retropepsin-like aspartic protease family protein, with amino-acid sequence MKRFSGSILIVLALIISASRAEQQNTQQNIQKTLNRLVSALNQHDFDALAPYLSADFSFNGYDGKMGRTIMRQIVAQYPNTIESIMIQKFEEKGQQFIVSAEFVFQSERDIKELILSSDYKIVQAPIVQIQLASYPSKQNSKHSITPSLNEVIPAKIVAPFRLLGRLISVAAEIEGVRGNFMIDSGTSDFVLNAKRFHQLAEQAQPADRTPHGAGGAIRDAKWVEASGFKWQNAELSLVKAQILDLTHLEENIKTEIVGIIGANFLQNFTIEFDFSHKTLTLFSENPMDSWQTAPNQVIDFTMVNHIPVIDAQIGNYFLRLGIDCGAEEAMLFSKWEEPLNTHYEFLKNDTLKGADTNLQLVKTVRLDMFKIGKIQYENHSFVIGDLKWGHESIIDGLLGYEFLSQFRTAIDFQNRKLYVWEPVNDSAN; translated from the coding sequence ATGAAACGTTTTAGTGGAAGTATCTTAATCGTCCTGGCCCTCATCATTTCCGCGAGCAGGGCCGAACAGCAAAACACTCAGCAAAACATTCAGAAAACGCTTAACCGGTTAGTATCAGCGCTGAATCAGCATGATTTTGACGCGTTAGCGCCTTATTTGTCCGCAGATTTTTCTTTTAACGGATATGATGGTAAAATGGGGCGAACGATTATGCGTCAAATAGTCGCGCAATATCCCAACACCATTGAATCTATTATGATTCAGAAGTTCGAAGAAAAAGGTCAACAGTTTATCGTGTCAGCAGAGTTTGTCTTTCAAAGTGAGCGGGATATAAAAGAATTGATTTTGTCGAGTGACTATAAAATCGTACAGGCACCAATTGTACAGATCCAGTTGGCGAGCTATCCAAGTAAGCAAAATTCGAAACATTCTATAACACCGTCGCTAAATGAGGTAATTCCGGCAAAAATAGTGGCCCCCTTCCGCCTGCTGGGCCGTCTAATTTCCGTGGCGGCAGAAATTGAAGGTGTGCGAGGCAATTTTATGATCGACAGTGGTACGAGTGACTTTGTTTTGAATGCAAAACGTTTTCACCAGCTGGCGGAACAAGCCCAGCCTGCAGACCGGACACCACATGGAGCCGGTGGAGCGATCAGAGATGCCAAATGGGTTGAGGCATCCGGTTTTAAATGGCAGAATGCCGAACTCAGTTTGGTTAAAGCCCAGATATTGGATTTAACCCATCTGGAAGAAAACATAAAGACGGAAATAGTAGGGATTATCGGGGCGAATTTCCTGCAGAACTTCACAATAGAATTTGATTTTTCCCATAAAACACTTACGCTTTTTTCAGAGAACCCGATGGATTCTTGGCAAACAGCACCCAATCAAGTGATAGATTTCACAATGGTTAACCATATTCCGGTCATTGACGCCCAAATTGGAAATTACTTCTTGCGCTTGGGGATTGATTGCGGCGCAGAAGAAGCCATGTTATTTTCGAAATGGGAGGAGCCGCTCAACACCCATTATGAATTCCTGAAAAATGACACTCTCAAAGGAGCCGATACGAATTTGCAATTGGTGAAGACTGTACGGTTAGATATGTTTAAGATTGGCAAAATTCAATACGAAAATCACTCATTTGTAATAGGCGATCTAAAATGGGGGCATGAGTCAATCATTGATGGTTTGTTAGGCTACGAGTTTTTGAGTCAATTCAGGACAGCAATAGATTTTCAAAACCGAAAATTATATGTCTGGGAACCTGTGAATGACTCCGCAAATTGA